One genomic segment of Anguilla anguilla isolate fAngAng1 chromosome 2, fAngAng1.pri, whole genome shotgun sequence includes these proteins:
- the LOC118220102 gene encoding splicing factor 3A subunit 2-like, giving the protein MVNTAVRMQGPAPGGYPSVPQYYPGQPGPQKMVNTAVRMQGPAPGGYPSVPQYYPGQPGPQKMGPAPGVYAPSPQCITEQPAPQNVGLSSVQPIGHGNSGIRKENSSQGTKMRFGTWGCCNCFN; this is encoded by the exons ATGG TCAACACGGCCGTCAGGATGCAAGGTCCTGCCCCTGGAGGGTACCCATCTGTACCCCAGTACTACCCTGGACAGCCTGGACCCCAGAAAATGG TCAACACGGCCGTCAGGATGCAAGGTCCTGCCCCTGGAGGGTACCCATCTGTACCCCAGTACTACCCTGGACAGCCCGGACCCCAGAAAATGG GTCCTGCTCCTGGAGTATATGCACCCTCACCCCAGTGCATCACTGAACAGCCTGCACCTCAGAATGTGG GTCTTTCGAGTGTCCAGCCCATTGGTCACGGGAACTCTGGGATCAGAAAGGAGAACAGTTCCCAGGGCACGAAGATGCGTTTTGGTACTTGGGGTTgttgtaattgttttaattga